CCGGCCACGGCCAGCAGCGTGAGCAGGTGCAATGGGTACAGCCTCGAAAACCGCAGCACGGCAAAGCGCCACGCCGGCACCTCCCCCGCGGACACAGGCCGGGCGTACTTCCAGAAGAAGATGAAACCGGACAGGGCCCAGAACACCTGCACGCCCAACCAGCCCGCCTCGTAAAACGGCTTGAGCCACGCGTACAGCGGCTGGCCGCTCACGCTGAAGCCCTGGTGGCTGTGGCCCGCCATGTAGAAATGGTTGTAGTGCCACAGCAGCACCGACACCGCACACGCGAAGCGCAAGACCTCCAGGCCCAGGAGCGCAGGCTCACTCGCCGCGCGGTTGCGGGCGGGGGCGGCAGGCTGGCCGGGCAGGGCGACGGGAGGTGCGGGAAGCGACACGGCGGAGGCAGGACGGTGGGCTGTCGATCTTGGCACGCCCGTCGACGCCCGTGCAGCCACCCGAGGCCCCCGGATCAGGGCCATGTCGACACGGGGCCACACGGCCGGACAGCCCATGTAGAATCATTCGCATGCAGCAACCCTCGGACTTCCTCCGCCTGATGCACCGCTGGTGGCGGTGACGCCAGACGGACACGCTTGCCTCTGCGGCCGGTCCCCACCGGTGCGCCATCTGATCAGAGGCCCCGAGGGGGGACGTCACGGCGTCTGAACCGTGCACCGAAGGCGGCCTGCCCGCCCCATGAACCACCTCCACACAGGATGTGCCCATGCTGCTCATGATCGACAACTACGACAGTTTCACCTTCAACCTGGTGCAGTACTTCTGCGAGCTGGGCGAAGAGGTCAAGGTCGTTCGCAACGACGAAATCACCCTCGACGACATCGCCGCGCTCAAGCCCGATCGCCTGGTGCTGTCGCCCGGCCCGTGCTCGCCCGCTGAAGCCGGGGTGTGCGTGCCCGCGCTGCAGCGCTTCACCGGCCAATTGCCCATCCTGGGCGTGTGTCTGGGCCACCAGAGCATCGGTGCCGCGCTGGGCGGCCATGTGGTGCGCGCGCAGGTGCAGATGCACGGCAAGACCAGTGTCATCCACACCGACCAGAAGGGTGTGTATGCCGGCCTGCCCGCCGAGTTCACCGTCATCCGCTACCACTCGCTGGCCATCGAGCGCGCCACGTTGCCCGAATGCCTCGAGATCACCTCGTGGACCGACGACGGCGAGATCATGGGCGTGCGCCACAAGGGCCCACAGACGGACCCGAGCTTCGCGCCGCTGGAAGGCGTGCAGTTCCACCCCGAATCGATCCTGACCGAGCACGGCCACGCCATGCTCAAGAACTTCCTGACGATGTGAGGACGGCGTCATGACGCAACTGACCGACCAGCAGGCGCTGCAACGCGTCATCGAGCACCGCGAGATCTTCCACGACGAGATGCTGGGGCTGATGCGCCGCATCATGCAGGGCGAGATGTCGCCGGTCGTCATGGCCGCGCTGGTGACCGGTCTGCGCGTCAAGAAGGAAACCGTGGGCGAACTCTCGGCCGCCGCGCAGGTGATGCGTGAGTTCGCCACCCCGGTGCAGATCGATGACACTGCGAACCTCATCGACCTGTGCGGCACCGGCGGGGACGGCGCCCACACCTTCAACATCTCGACCACCGCGATGTTCGTGGCCGCCGCCGCCGGCGCCCGTGTGGCCAAGCACGGTGGCCGCAGCGTGTCGTCCAGCACTGGCAGCGCCGATGTGCTCGAGGCGCTGGGCGCCCACATCAACCTGAGCCCCGATCAGGTAGCGAGCTGCCTGGCCGACACCGGCGTGGGCTTCATGTTCGCGCCGAACCACCACGGCGCGATGAAGCACGCCGCCCCCGTTCGCAAGGAACTGGGCGTGCGCACCATGTTCAACATCCTGGGCCCGCTGACCAACCCGGCCGGCGCGCCGAACCAGCTGATGGGCGTGTTCCATCCCGATCTGGTCGGCATCCAGGCACGTGTGCTGCAGCGCCTCGGCTCTCGCCACGTGATGGTGGTGCATGGCTGCGACGGGCTGGACGAGATCACGCTGGCGGGCCCCACCATGGTGGCCGAGCTGAAGGATGGCCAGGTGAACGAGTACACCGTCACCCCCGAGCAGTTCGGGATGGCCGAGCACGACGGCTCGGCGCTGAAGGCCCACAACCGCGAGGCGTCGGTGGCCATCGTGCAGCGCGTGCTGGCCAACGAGGCCGGCCCCGCTCGCGACATCGTGCTGCTCAATGCGGGCGCGGCGCTGTATGCGTCTGAC
This is a stretch of genomic DNA from Aquabacterium olei. It encodes these proteins:
- a CDS encoding aminodeoxychorismate/anthranilate synthase component II, encoding MLLMIDNYDSFTFNLVQYFCELGEEVKVVRNDEITLDDIAALKPDRLVLSPGPCSPAEAGVCVPALQRFTGQLPILGVCLGHQSIGAALGGHVVRAQVQMHGKTSVIHTDQKGVYAGLPAEFTVIRYHSLAIERATLPECLEITSWTDDGEIMGVRHKGPQTDPSFAPLEGVQFHPESILTEHGHAMLKNFLTM
- the trpD gene encoding anthranilate phosphoribosyltransferase; this encodes MTQLTDQQALQRVIEHREIFHDEMLGLMRRIMQGEMSPVVMAALVTGLRVKKETVGELSAAAQVMREFATPVQIDDTANLIDLCGTGGDGAHTFNISTTAMFVAAAAGARVAKHGGRSVSSSTGSADVLEALGAHINLSPDQVASCLADTGVGFMFAPNHHGAMKHAAPVRKELGVRTMFNILGPLTNPAGAPNQLMGVFHPDLVGIQARVLQRLGSRHVMVVHGCDGLDEITLAGPTMVAELKDGQVNEYTVTPEQFGMAEHDGSALKAHNREASVAIVQRVLANEAGPARDIVLLNAGAALYASDVADTLADGVERAREALASGRARDTLNRFVQATQAFAPRA